In Terriglobus sp. TAA 43, a single window of DNA contains:
- a CDS encoding thiamine phosphate synthase, which produces MLRYAITDRQMFPGDERSREDALITQVARLSSEGVDYVQMREKDLGEAAQADLARALMQAIRDGGGETKLLLNGTAALAQWAGADGVHLSTTMFSQNLQSHHGLLVSASCHTISDVRRAAEFADLILFAPVFEKRVGGEVVTEGVGLDALREACANAGDVPVLALGGVTAANTQACVDAGAAGVAGIRLFV; this is translated from the coding sequence ATGTTGCGATATGCGATTACAGACAGACAAATGTTTCCGGGTGATGAACGTTCGCGTGAGGACGCGCTGATTACGCAGGTGGCCCGGCTGTCGAGCGAAGGCGTGGACTATGTTCAGATGCGCGAGAAGGATCTGGGAGAAGCCGCGCAGGCCGATCTGGCGCGGGCGTTGATGCAGGCGATTCGCGATGGCGGTGGTGAAACGAAGTTGCTGCTGAATGGGACGGCCGCATTGGCGCAGTGGGCCGGTGCGGATGGTGTGCATCTGTCTACGACAATGTTTTCGCAGAACCTGCAGTCACATCATGGCTTGCTGGTAAGCGCTTCCTGCCACACGATCAGTGATGTGCGTCGTGCTGCGGAGTTTGCGGACCTGATCCTGTTTGCACCGGTGTTTGAAAAACGAGTGGGCGGGGAAGTGGTGACTGAGGGCGTTGGGCTGGATGCGCTACGTGAGGCATGTGCCAATGCGGGTGATGTGCCGGTGCTGGCGCTGGGTGGCGTGACAGCGGCGAATACGCAAGCGTGTGTGGATGCTGGCGCTGCTGGTGTCGCTGGGATTCGTTTGTTCGTTTGA